The following proteins are encoded in a genomic region of Chelmon rostratus isolate fCheRos1 chromosome 3, fCheRos1.pri, whole genome shotgun sequence:
- the npb gene encoding neuropeptide B isoform X1 has product MERSVRFAVVCVAVSLLVSCHPVEAWYKQSTGPSYYSVGRASGLLSGIRRSPYVRRSESEETLMDSGETAGHLREGHLSQPEELRAAAGRDGHLPVQGGRLPHPGLPGLPVRVSPGQTGRDSPGPPPSPGSASVETKSGGKE; this is encoded by the exons ATGGAGAGGTCAGTCCGGTTTGCCGTGGTGTGTGTGGCGGTGTCTCTACTCGTCTCCTGCCATCCAGTCGAAGCCTGGTACAAGCAGTCAACCGGGCCCAGTTACTACTCGGTGGGTCGTGCCTCCGGTTTGCTGTCCGGTATCAGGAGGTCGCCGTACGTCCGGAGGTCCGAGTCCGAAGAGACGCTGATGGACAGCGGGGAGACAGCAG GCCATCTGCGTGAAGGACATCTCTCCCAACCTGAGGAGCTGCGAGCTGCTGCGGGACGGGACGGGCACCTTCCAGTGCAAGGCGGACGTCTTCCTCACCCTGGACTCCCTGGACTGCCTGTCCGCGTGAGTCCCGGTCAGACCGGCAGAGACAGTCCTGGTCCTCCACCGAGCCCCGGGAGCGCTTCTGTGGAGACGAAAAGTGGAGGAAAGGAGTGA
- the npb gene encoding neuropeptide B isoform X2 codes for MERSVRFAVVCVAVSLLVSCHPVEAWYKQSTGPSYYSVGRASGLLSGIRRSPYVRRSESEETLMDSGETAGNNVIPETNRQISILKSMAICVKDISPNLRSCELLRDGTGTFQCKADVFLTLDSLDCLSA; via the exons ATGGAGAGGTCAGTCCGGTTTGCCGTGGTGTGTGTGGCGGTGTCTCTACTCGTCTCCTGCCATCCAGTCGAAGCCTGGTACAAGCAGTCAACCGGGCCCAGTTACTACTCGGTGGGTCGTGCCTCCGGTTTGCTGTCCGGTATCAGGAGGTCGCCGTACGTCCGGAGGTCCGAGTCCGAAGAGACGCTGATGGACAGCGGGGAGACAGCAGGTAACAACGTGATTCCAGAGACTAACAGGCAGATATCCATCCTCAAAAGCATG GCCATCTGCGTGAAGGACATCTCTCCCAACCTGAGGAGCTGCGAGCTGCTGCGGGACGGGACGGGCACCTTCCAGTGCAAGGCGGACGTCTTCCTCACCCTGGACTCCCTGGACTGCCTGTCCGCGTGA